In Luteitalea sp. TBR-22, one genomic interval encodes:
- a CDS encoding TonB-dependent receptor: protein MQTLLQRRRLGWHWLLALACVIGLGAPSSAQDPRGAIAGRVIDSSGGALPGTTVAVTNTATGTVNTAVTDEQGRYSIPFISVGRYDIVVELTGFKRVEQKAIEVRISDRIELDFTLEVGGLEETITVSGGAPLLETRSASQGQVIDEQRIQLMPLSDGNPFTLTRLAAGTVYTGDLKFSRPFDNAGTSAITSNGASGGNEFTLDGSPNMAHGRRAAFVPPAGAVQEFKVETATFDAQQGHTAGATVNVTMKSGTNTFRGDGYYHYRDESLGKNDFFLERANQPKAALDYKRFGGTFGGPVDLGFYNGRNKSFFFTAFEWLYDQFPEPGQFTVPTEAQRNGDFSALLPLGIVIYDPATARLENGQVRRDPFPGNIIPANRINAVAKEMLKYYPLPNQAGNAQGQNNYISNNPRGDDFYSANFRFDHQFNNNNKTFVRYSRNNRTEYRGAWTGEQNGITPTGNFLYRINDAVTADHVWTMNPTTVLNLRGSWSRFQEPNLRQNQGLFDPTTLGFSSSTASLFGGVKYFPRIEPGAYSAIGDSYAGGTTSQIFTFQPTVTKFFGNHSVRLGYDYRQYKEHNDPTYHAAGIYQFNPGFTNGGTGLPSAPIGQDLAAMLLGLPQSGSRIEISPGRDNTSPYHGVFFQDDWKVNSRLTVNLGLRYEYENAPTDDANANVRGFDPTAQLAVTNAARAAYALRPVPELAASAFNPVGGVTFASDENPGFWNADRNNWQPRLGFAYQLNSRTVLRGGWAVYTSPLLFDYAIFQPGYAQNTPIVVTNDSGLTYQANLTTPWPGGVIQPAGNSAGVNTFVGQNLNRYTTDVDARNPQAMRWAVNVQRELFGNWVVEAGYTGNKGYDLTVETDINGIPRQYLSTSNVRDNAVISNLATPVSNPFAGLLPGTNLNTANVAKSQLLRPYPQFTQVQSRNFDGTSSYQSGQFRIERRFTDGYSFLATYTVSRFTEQNFTLNAVDGPDRIYEKRRSDVDVPHRVVLNGIVELPFGRGRKWGSDWNGLLNAVAGGWSVSAIWQWQSGRPLTVGNVYYNGDINDLTTSYSTDNVDNPVFDVSGFYFQDIPEAQRRNDPRIQLAQNYRTLPSRPANLRAQALNYMDMSVVKRFDFTSRVRAQLHFEIYNALNQTFFNNPDLNPTSANFGKVTSQNNLPINLQIGARIFF from the coding sequence ATGCAGACGCTCCTGCAACGTCGTCGTCTCGGCTGGCACTGGCTGCTGGCCCTGGCGTGTGTCATCGGACTCGGTGCGCCCAGCTCGGCGCAGGACCCGCGCGGCGCCATCGCCGGCCGGGTGATCGACTCCTCGGGCGGTGCCCTCCCGGGCACCACGGTCGCGGTGACCAACACGGCCACCGGCACGGTCAACACGGCGGTGACCGACGAACAGGGTCGGTACTCGATTCCCTTCATCTCGGTCGGCCGCTACGACATCGTCGTCGAGCTCACGGGTTTCAAGCGCGTCGAGCAGAAGGCCATCGAGGTTCGCATCAGCGACCGGATCGAGCTCGACTTCACGCTGGAGGTGGGCGGCCTGGAAGAGACGATCACCGTCTCGGGCGGTGCGCCGCTGCTCGAGACGCGGAGCGCCTCACAGGGGCAGGTCATCGACGAGCAGCGCATCCAGTTGATGCCGCTTTCCGACGGCAACCCCTTCACGCTGACGCGCCTGGCGGCCGGGACCGTGTACACCGGCGACCTCAAGTTCTCGCGCCCGTTCGACAACGCGGGCACCTCGGCGATCACGTCCAATGGCGCGTCTGGCGGCAACGAGTTCACGCTCGACGGCTCGCCCAACATGGCCCACGGTCGACGCGCGGCCTTCGTGCCTCCCGCCGGCGCCGTGCAGGAGTTCAAGGTCGAGACCGCGACGTTCGACGCGCAGCAGGGCCACACGGCGGGCGCGACGGTCAACGTGACGATGAAGAGCGGCACCAACACGTTCCGCGGCGACGGCTACTACCACTACCGCGACGAGTCGCTCGGCAAGAACGACTTCTTCCTCGAGCGGGCCAACCAGCCGAAGGCGGCGCTCGACTACAAGCGGTTCGGTGGCACGTTCGGCGGTCCGGTGGACCTCGGGTTCTACAACGGCCGCAACAAGTCCTTCTTCTTCACGGCGTTCGAGTGGCTCTACGACCAGTTCCCGGAGCCCGGCCAGTTCACCGTGCCGACCGAGGCGCAGCGCAACGGCGACTTCTCGGCGCTCCTGCCGCTCGGCATCGTCATCTACGACCCGGCCACGGCGCGTCTCGAGAACGGCCAGGTGCGGCGTGATCCTTTCCCGGGCAACATCATCCCGGCCAACCGGATCAACGCGGTCGCCAAGGAGATGCTGAAGTACTACCCGCTGCCCAACCAGGCGGGCAACGCGCAGGGCCAGAACAACTACATCTCCAACAACCCGCGCGGCGACGACTTCTACTCGGCCAACTTCCGGTTCGACCACCAGTTCAACAACAACAACAAGACCTTCGTGCGCTACTCGCGCAACAACCGCACCGAGTATCGTGGCGCCTGGACGGGCGAGCAGAACGGCATCACGCCGACCGGCAACTTCCTGTACCGCATCAACGATGCCGTGACGGCCGACCACGTCTGGACGATGAACCCGACGACGGTGCTCAACCTGCGCGGCAGCTGGTCGCGGTTCCAGGAGCCGAACCTGCGCCAGAACCAGGGCCTCTTCGATCCGACGACGCTCGGATTCTCGAGCAGCACGGCGTCGCTGTTCGGCGGCGTCAAGTACTTCCCGCGCATCGAGCCTGGCGCCTACAGCGCCATCGGTGATTCCTACGCTGGCGGCACGACCTCGCAGATCTTCACGTTCCAGCCGACCGTGACCAAGTTCTTCGGCAACCACTCGGTGCGGCTCGGCTACGACTACCGCCAGTACAAGGAGCACAACGACCCGACGTATCACGCGGCGGGCATCTACCAGTTCAACCCCGGCTTCACCAACGGCGGCACCGGCCTTCCGAGCGCCCCGATCGGGCAGGACCTGGCCGCGATGCTCCTCGGCTTGCCGCAGTCGGGCAGCCGCATCGAGATTTCCCCCGGTCGCGACAACACCAGCCCGTACCACGGGGTGTTCTTCCAGGACGACTGGAAGGTCAACAGCAGGTTGACCGTCAACCTCGGCCTGCGCTACGAGTACGAGAACGCCCCGACCGACGACGCCAACGCCAACGTGCGCGGCTTCGACCCGACGGCGCAACTGGCGGTCACCAATGCGGCGCGCGCGGCGTACGCCCTGCGTCCGGTGCCTGAACTGGCCGCCAGTGCCTTCAATCCCGTGGGCGGCGTGACGTTTGCCAGCGACGAGAACCCGGGCTTCTGGAACGCCGACAGGAACAACTGGCAGCCGCGCCTCGGCTTCGCCTACCAGCTCAATTCGCGGACGGTACTGCGAGGCGGCTGGGCGGTCTACACCTCGCCCCTGCTGTTCGACTACGCCATCTTCCAGCCGGGCTACGCGCAGAACACGCCGATCGTCGTGACCAACGACAGCGGCCTGACGTACCAGGCCAACCTGACCACGCCCTGGCCGGGTGGGGTCATCCAGCCGGCGGGCAACAGCGCGGGGGTGAACACCTTCGTGGGACAGAACCTCAACCGCTACACGACCGATGTCGATGCGAGGAACCCGCAGGCGATGCGGTGGGCCGTCAACGTCCAGCGCGAGCTGTTCGGCAACTGGGTGGTCGAGGCTGGCTACACCGGCAACAAGGGCTACGACCTCACGGTGGAGACCGACATCAACGGGATCCCGCGCCAGTACCTGTCGACGAGCAACGTCCGCGACAACGCGGTGATCTCGAACCTGGCGACCCCGGTGTCCAACCCGTTCGCGGGCCTGCTGCCGGGGACGAACCTGAACACGGCCAACGTGGCCAAGAGCCAGTTGCTGCGGCCGTACCCGCAGTTCACGCAGGTGCAGAGCCGCAACTTCGACGGGACGAGCAGCTACCAGTCCGGCCAGTTCCGCATCGAGCGCCGCTTCACCGACGGCTACTCGTTCCTCGCGACGTACACCGTCTCACGCTTCACGGAGCAGAACTTCACGCTCAATGCGGTGGACGGGCCGGACCGCATCTACGAGAAGCGCCGCTCGGACGTCGACGTCCCGCACCGCGTCGTCTTGAACGGCATCGTCGAGCTGCCGTTCGGTCGCGGGCGCAAGTGGGGGAGCGACTGGAACGGGTTGCTGAACGCGGTCGCCGGCGGCTGGAGCGTGTCGGCGATCTGGCAGTGGCAGAGTGGCCGTCCGCTGACGGTCGGCAACGTGTACTACAACGGCGACATCAACGACCTGACCACCAGCTACTCCACCGACAACGTCGACAACCCGGTGTTCGATGTGAGCGGTTTCTACTTCCAGGACATCCCTGAGGCGCAGCGCCGCAACGACCCGCGCATCCAGCTGGCGCAGAACTACCGCACGCTGCCCAGCCGCCCGGCCAACCTTCGGGCGCAGGCGCTCAACTACATGGACATGTCCGTCGTGAAGCGCTTCGACTTCACGTCGCGGGTCCGTGCCCAGCTGCACTTCGAAATCTACAACGCGCTGAACCAGACGTTCTTCAACAACCCGGACCTCAACCCGACGAGCGCCAACTTCGGCAAGGTGACCAGCCAGAACAACCTGCCGATCAACCTGCAGATCGGCGCGCGCATCTTCTTCTGA
- a CDS encoding Gfo/Idh/MocA family protein, translated as MNRREFLSSSAAALTAATALPPSVHAALQGGAAPGRPRRYAIVGTGGRGSSMWGTGVKAKWGDTVQFVGLCDPNPKRAEVVRGLLGVECPVFTDFDRMVREARPDLIAVTTVDAHHAEYIVRALDLGIDVITEKPMTTDEKQCQAVIDAEKRNKRKIIVGHNMRFSPAHVKIKELMLSQPVGPIRSVDFHWYLDTSHGTDYFRRWHGIKAKSGSLWVHKATHHFDYVNWLLDAEPVQVQAYGGIKRYGAAGPFRAINCRTCPHTAKCPFYWDMTKSASAMRLYGGEVEKVDGYLRDACVFRPEITTYDTMTATIKYSTDVILSYSLNAYMPIEGYSLCFNGDGGRVEIRSYANQPWKVDQEFEVSVIKAFGQRTMVPVPTAEGEHGGADDVLRNLIFRRPEVPAHLRIPDSRAGAMSALTGIAARRSCEENRPITISDLVTF; from the coding sequence ATGAATCGTCGCGAATTCCTCTCGTCCTCGGCGGCCGCGCTCACGGCTGCCACCGCCCTTCCTCCGTCGGTCCACGCCGCCCTGCAGGGCGGCGCCGCGCCAGGCCGCCCCCGCCGCTACGCCATCGTCGGCACCGGGGGGCGCGGGTCGTCCATGTGGGGGACCGGCGTGAAGGCCAAGTGGGGCGACACGGTGCAGTTCGTCGGCCTGTGCGACCCCAACCCGAAGCGGGCCGAGGTGGTGCGCGGGTTGCTCGGCGTCGAGTGCCCGGTGTTCACCGACTTCGACCGGATGGTGCGCGAGGCCAGGCCGGACCTGATCGCCGTGACGACCGTCGACGCGCACCACGCCGAGTACATCGTGCGGGCCCTCGACCTCGGGATCGACGTGATCACCGAGAAGCCGATGACGACCGACGAGAAGCAGTGCCAGGCCGTCATCGACGCCGAGAAGCGCAACAAGCGCAAGATCATCGTCGGCCACAACATGCGCTTCTCGCCGGCGCACGTGAAGATCAAGGAGCTGATGCTCTCGCAGCCGGTCGGGCCGATCCGGTCGGTGGACTTCCACTGGTACCTCGACACCAGCCACGGCACCGACTACTTCCGTCGCTGGCACGGCATCAAGGCCAAGAGCGGCTCGCTCTGGGTGCACAAGGCGACGCACCACTTCGACTACGTCAACTGGCTGCTCGACGCCGAGCCGGTGCAGGTGCAGGCCTACGGCGGCATCAAGCGGTACGGCGCCGCCGGGCCGTTCCGTGCCATTAACTGCCGCACCTGCCCGCACACGGCGAAGTGCCCGTTCTACTGGGACATGACAAAGTCGGCGTCGGCGATGCGGCTGTACGGCGGCGAGGTCGAGAAGGTCGACGGCTACCTGCGCGACGCGTGCGTGTTCCGGCCGGAGATCACCACCTACGACACGATGACGGCGACCATCAAGTACAGCACCGACGTCATCCTCTCGTACTCGCTCAACGCCTACATGCCGATCGAGGGGTACTCGCTGTGCTTCAACGGCGACGGCGGCCGGGTGGAGATCCGGTCGTACGCCAACCAGCCGTGGAAGGTGGACCAGGAGTTCGAGGTCTCGGTGATCAAGGCGTTCGGCCAGCGGACGATGGTGCCGGTCCCGACCGCCGAGGGTGAGCACGGCGGCGCCGACGACGTGCTGCGGAACCTGATCTTCCGCCGGCCCGAGGTCCCCGCGCACCTGCGCATTCCCGACTCGCGCGCCGGCGCCATGTCGGCCCTGACCGGCATTGCCGCGCGGCGCAGTTGCGAAGAGAATCGGCCCATCACGATTTCCGACCTGGTGACGTTCTGA
- a CDS encoding Gfo/Idh/MocA family protein, which produces MSISRRSFVSSAAAGVAGGLVAGTPAMSQTAASRSRVLGANDRIRIGSIGVGGMGRSHLGNFQQHDDVQIVTVCDVWDVNRRRAQRMTEKQAGGAATMESDFRRVIDRPDLDAVIVATVDHWHAIPMILACQSGKDVYVEKPISHNLKEGRAMVEAARKYDRVVQVGTQQRSGLHFQEAIKVVQSGALGKIHRVHAWNTGNQSPAGLGKPADVPVPAGLDWDMWLGPAPKVAFNPNRFIFNFRWFWDYAGGMMTDWGIHLLDLALWGMKETAPKSVYAVGGNFVLDDNRQTPDTIDAIYEFPGFVCSYSNRTGNAYNGAGRGYGIEFYGTNGTLFLDRGGFEVIPETGGTATAPTPQYLSEQEPVAPVWKRSWNAPTRARTQGMKAGTSDQNLTHIRNFLDCMRSRQRPVSDIEIGHHSTAMCLLGNVAYRTGHKLTWDAAKEECVDDPKANALLTREYREPYTLPKI; this is translated from the coding sequence ATGTCCATCTCCCGACGATCCTTCGTGTCCTCGGCCGCCGCCGGCGTGGCCGGCGGCCTGGTGGCGGGCACGCCCGCGATGTCGCAGACGGCCGCGAGCCGCAGTCGCGTGCTCGGCGCCAACGACCGCATCCGCATCGGCTCGATCGGCGTGGGCGGCATGGGCCGCTCGCACCTGGGCAACTTCCAGCAGCACGACGACGTGCAGATCGTCACCGTGTGCGACGTGTGGGACGTCAATCGCCGGCGCGCGCAGCGGATGACCGAGAAGCAGGCCGGCGGCGCCGCCACGATGGAATCGGACTTCCGGCGGGTGATCGACCGCCCCGACCTCGATGCGGTGATCGTGGCGACCGTCGATCACTGGCATGCCATCCCGATGATCCTCGCCTGCCAGTCGGGCAAGGACGTGTACGTCGAGAAGCCGATCTCGCACAACCTGAAGGAAGGCCGCGCCATGGTCGAGGCGGCCCGCAAGTACGACCGGGTCGTGCAGGTGGGCACGCAGCAGCGCTCGGGTCTGCACTTCCAGGAGGCGATCAAGGTCGTGCAGTCGGGGGCACTCGGCAAGATCCACCGGGTGCATGCCTGGAACACGGGCAACCAGTCGCCGGCCGGCCTCGGCAAGCCGGCCGACGTTCCCGTGCCCGCCGGGCTGGACTGGGACATGTGGCTGGGCCCCGCGCCGAAGGTGGCGTTCAACCCGAATCGGTTCATCTTCAACTTCCGCTGGTTCTGGGACTATGCGGGCGGGATGATGACCGACTGGGGCATCCACCTGCTCGACCTGGCGCTGTGGGGCATGAAGGAGACCGCGCCGAAGTCGGTGTACGCGGTGGGCGGCAACTTCGTGCTCGACGACAACCGCCAGACGCCCGACACGATCGACGCCATCTACGAGTTCCCGGGCTTCGTCTGCTCGTACAGCAACCGCACCGGCAACGCCTACAACGGCGCCGGCCGCGGCTACGGCATCGAGTTCTACGGCACCAACGGCACGCTGTTCCTCGACCGCGGCGGCTTCGAGGTGATCCCGGAGACGGGCGGCACGGCCACCGCGCCGACACCTCAGTACCTGTCGGAGCAGGAACCCGTCGCGCCGGTCTGGAAGCGGTCGTGGAACGCGCCGACCAGGGCCCGCACACAAGGCATGAAGGCCGGCACGTCGGACCAGAACCTCACGCACATCCGCAACTTCCTCGACTGCATGCGATCGCGGCAGCGTCCCGTCTCCGACATCGAGATCGGGCACCACTCGACGGCGATGTGCCTGCTCGGCAACGTCGCCTATCGGACGGGCCACAAGCTCACGTGGGACGCCGCCAAGGAGGAGTGCGTGGACGACCCGAAGGCCAATGCCCTGCTGACCCGCGAGTACCGCGAACCGTACACGCTCCCGAAGATTTGA
- a CDS encoding MFS transporter, translating to MPPVTPGFDDADIPRAGQITAAATAFAALFSAVGIGLYGLTFFYDFFVKDYGWTRQQVTSGNAYAKLLIGPLFGYLAGYLIDRYGPRRLLLVGILMAGGAMVGLGYVSTLAAFYVCYLFNALGYVFGGPLPVQVLLSRWFTRARGKAMGFAYLGIGIGGTVVPGLAYWLTSTFGWNRAMQVLGLLMITIAWPLAWLVKDAPPSYRAAAPGSAAATTPLGEVLRTPAFYLLLVGSMCSIGAVGGTMQNLKLYLSLDHPYGQGEIARILSLVLAGSILGRLLMGWLADRWARKHVMLLIYVIVAASIPLLLLADSWTMLHLFALLFGIGLGGDYMIIPLMAADLFGVQRLGRVMGFVLTADGIAEAVSPMLVAGLRDRMGTYRPGFLLLMGLAAVGAAAVALLPQKKAH from the coding sequence ATGCCCCCGGTCACCCCGGGGTTCGACGACGCCGACATCCCGCGCGCCGGCCAGATCACGGCCGCTGCGACCGCGTTCGCGGCGCTCTTCTCGGCGGTGGGCATCGGCTTGTACGGCCTGACGTTCTTCTACGACTTCTTCGTCAAGGACTACGGCTGGACGCGGCAGCAGGTCACCTCGGGCAACGCGTACGCCAAGCTGCTGATCGGCCCGCTGTTCGGCTATCTGGCCGGGTACCTGATCGACCGCTACGGGCCGAGGCGCCTGCTGCTGGTGGGCATCCTGATGGCCGGCGGCGCGATGGTCGGCCTCGGCTACGTCTCGACGCTGGCGGCCTTCTACGTGTGCTACCTGTTCAACGCGCTCGGCTACGTGTTCGGCGGACCGCTGCCGGTGCAGGTACTGCTCTCGCGCTGGTTCACCAGGGCGCGCGGCAAGGCGATGGGCTTTGCGTACCTCGGCATCGGCATCGGCGGGACGGTGGTGCCGGGGCTCGCGTACTGGCTCACGTCGACCTTCGGCTGGAACCGCGCCATGCAGGTCCTCGGCCTGCTGATGATCACCATCGCGTGGCCGCTGGCCTGGCTGGTCAAGGATGCGCCGCCGTCCTATCGCGCCGCCGCGCCCGGCAGCGCCGCCGCCACCACGCCGCTCGGCGAGGTGCTGCGCACGCCGGCGTTCTACCTGCTGCTGGTCGGCTCGATGTGCTCGATCGGCGCGGTGGGCGGCACGATGCAGAACCTGAAGCTGTATCTCAGCCTCGACCATCCGTACGGGCAGGGCGAGATTGCGCGCATCCTCTCGCTGGTGCTCGCCGGCAGCATCCTCGGTCGCCTCCTCATGGGCTGGTTGGCCGATCGCTGGGCCCGCAAGCACGTGATGCTGCTGATCTACGTGATCGTCGCCGCGTCGATTCCGCTGCTCCTGCTCGCCGACTCGTGGACGATGCTGCACCTGTTCGCGCTGCTGTTCGGCATCGGCCTCGGTGGCGACTACATGATCATCCCTCTCATGGCCGCCGACCTGTTCGGCGTCCAGCGACTCGGCCGCGTCATGGGATTCGTGCTCACCGCCGACGGCATCGCGGAAGCGGTGTCGCCGATGCTGGTCGCGGGGTTGCGCGACCGCATGGGCACGTATCGCCCGGGATTCCTGCTGCTGATGGGCCTGGCCGCGGTCGGGGCCGCCGCGGTGGCGCTGCTGCCACAGAAGAAAGCACACTAG
- a CDS encoding Gfo/Idh/MocA family protein, which yields MDRRDFLRSSLTAGLIAPALTGRASAAQSVAPSDRLRLGFLGTGARAHQLIDACRAIPGLEIVSLCDAYTGRAERAKARSGGSATIRHDYRAVLDDRSVDAVFIVTPDHWHKTMALAALDAGKDVYLEKPMTYTVAEGREIIAAVDRSKRVLQVGSQGPSSALEHAARDIVKSGRLGQITLVRAAFNRNSAGGAWLYPIPPDANERTVNWAQFLGSAPARPFSLERFFRWRCYWDYSGGLATDLFVHLATTIHHVLDVQGPSQVVASGATHRWKDTHEVPDTIDAILTYPEGFTVTLGCTLNSTGGDEGVHIQGTKGTLHLLGNRLRLTTEPGGDNNRWVVRSWPEALEQAYYADPKVQAVETPGLQRQAAAPAGEEWVIRGEGEDIAHVRSFVEAVRSRRQPVEDARFGHRAAAVAHYVNRAIREGKSQQFEI from the coding sequence ATGGACAGACGCGACTTCCTCCGCTCCTCCCTCACGGCCGGCCTCATCGCTCCGGCACTCACCGGCCGCGCCTCGGCGGCACAGTCGGTGGCGCCCTCCGATCGGCTGCGGCTCGGCTTCCTCGGCACCGGCGCCCGCGCCCATCAGTTGATCGATGCGTGCCGCGCGATCCCGGGGCTGGAGATCGTGTCGCTGTGCGACGCCTACACCGGCCGCGCCGAGCGGGCGAAGGCGCGCAGCGGCGGCTCGGCCACGATCCGCCACGACTACCGCGCCGTGCTCGACGACCGTTCCGTCGACGCGGTGTTCATCGTCACGCCGGACCACTGGCACAAGACCATGGCGCTGGCGGCCCTGGACGCCGGCAAGGACGTGTACCTCGAGAAGCCGATGACGTACACGGTGGCCGAGGGGCGCGAGATCATCGCCGCCGTCGACCGCTCCAAGCGGGTGCTGCAGGTGGGCAGCCAGGGTCCGAGTTCCGCGCTCGAGCACGCGGCGCGCGACATCGTCAAGAGCGGACGTCTCGGCCAGATCACGCTGGTGCGCGCGGCGTTCAACCGCAACAGCGCCGGGGGCGCGTGGCTGTACCCGATTCCTCCCGACGCCAACGAGCGCACCGTGAACTGGGCGCAGTTCCTCGGGTCGGCGCCGGCACGCCCGTTCAGCCTCGAACGATTCTTCCGCTGGCGCTGTTACTGGGACTACTCCGGCGGCCTGGCCACCGACCTGTTCGTGCACCTGGCGACGACGATTCATCACGTCCTCGACGTGCAGGGCCCGTCGCAGGTCGTCGCGTCGGGCGCCACGCATCGCTGGAAGGACACGCACGAGGTGCCCGACACCATCGACGCCATCCTCACCTACCCGGAAGGGTTCACGGTGACCCTCGGCTGCACGCTGAACAGCACGGGCGGCGACGAAGGCGTGCACATCCAGGGCACGAAGGGCACGCTGCACCTGCTCGGCAATCGCCTGCGGCTCACGACCGAGCCCGGCGGCGACAACAACCGCTGGGTGGTGCGCTCATGGCCGGAGGCACTCGAGCAGGCGTACTACGCCGATCCGAAGGTGCAGGCGGTGGAGACGCCGGGCCTGCAGCGACAGGCGGCCGCGCCGGCCGGCGAGGAGTGGGTCATCCGCGGCGAGGGCGAGGACATCGCGCACGTGCGATCGTTTGTCGAGGCCGTCCGATCACGCCGCCAGCCCGTCGAGGATGCACGGTTCGGCCACCGCGCCGCGGCGGTGGCGCATTACGTGAACCGGGCCATTCGAGAGGGCAAGAGCCAGCAATTTGAAATCTGA
- the yvcK gene encoding gluconeogenesis factor YvcK family protein produces the protein MRLRELHVGCLGGGTGLPSLLGGLKSNPWLQVHAIVTMFDSGGSSGVLRDELGVLPPGDVLKCALALARDEGEARRVLLTRLPTLEHRRLGGHTGGNLLLSMMEQFSGDFQAAVDGLRAVLGCRGYVWPISTERASLCAEYADGSTTTGEVEVDAGQRDGRPVRRVWLSPSVVIHPAARDALGRADAVIIGPGSFFTSLVPPLLVEGVREAVAQVQGPVVLVANLLTEGSGMADFTAADAVRHISHAIGRPVDTVLFNAARPGKDVLERYAAEHKRPLPLGDMPHGTEVVQAPFWHGPIARHHRRRLAYAMWGVLARRLL, from the coding sequence ATGCGGCTGCGCGAACTGCACGTCGGGTGCCTCGGGGGCGGGACGGGACTGCCCAGCCTGCTCGGGGGACTCAAATCCAATCCCTGGCTGCAGGTGCACGCCATCGTCACCATGTTCGACAGCGGTGGCAGTTCGGGCGTGTTGCGCGATGAGCTGGGCGTGCTGCCGCCCGGGGACGTCCTGAAGTGCGCCCTGGCGTTGGCCCGCGACGAAGGCGAGGCGCGTCGCGTGCTGCTGACCCGACTGCCCACCCTCGAGCACCGGCGGCTCGGCGGCCACACGGGCGGGAACCTGCTGCTGTCGATGATGGAGCAGTTCTCCGGCGACTTCCAGGCGGCGGTCGACGGGCTGCGGGCGGTGCTCGGGTGCCGTGGCTACGTGTGGCCGATCAGCACCGAGCGCGCCAGCCTCTGTGCCGAGTACGCCGACGGCAGCACGACGACCGGTGAGGTCGAGGTCGATGCCGGCCAGCGCGACGGGCGCCCGGTACGACGCGTGTGGCTCTCGCCGTCGGTCGTGATCCATCCCGCCGCGCGGGACGCGCTCGGGCGCGCCGACGCGGTGATCATCGGGCCGGGCAGCTTCTTCACGAGCCTGGTGCCGCCGTTGCTCGTCGAAGGCGTGCGCGAGGCCGTAGCGCAGGTGCAGGGGCCGGTGGTCCTGGTGGCCAACCTGCTCACCGAAGGCAGCGGCATGGCCGACTTCACTGCCGCCGACGCGGTGCGCCACATCAGCCACGCCATCGGCCGGCCCGTCGACACCGTGCTGTTCAATGCGGCGCGTCCGGGCAAGGACGTGCTCGAGCGCTACGCCGCCGAGCACAAGCGCCCCCTGCCGCTGGGCGACATGCCGCACGGCACCGAGGTGGTGCAGGCGCCGTTCTGGCACGGCCCGATCGCGCGCCACCACCGCCGTCGCCTGGCGTATGCGATGTGGGGCGTGCTGGCGCGGCGACTCCTCTGA
- a CDS encoding DUF1295 domain-containing protein, giving the protein MTPLLTLLAAGLCFLVVLMVAVWLLSVRLHNAGIVDVAWSAAFTPVAIGYAWLAGGWPARDLLLVALVAAWSLRLAWHLYVRVSAEHPHEDSRYAALRAHWGTAANAKMLGFFQVQAVAALILSVPFALVALNPTPGFAPLEWVGVAVTLIGLAGEATADAQLARFRANPANKGRVCQDGLWAWSRHPNYFFEWIIWCGFGIFALGSPQGWLGLHVIPLMFYVMRYGTGVPYAEASSLRSRGDAYREYQRTTNTFIPGPRRTRAI; this is encoded by the coding sequence ATGACTCCCCTCCTCACCCTGCTGGCCGCGGGGCTGTGCTTCCTCGTGGTGCTCATGGTGGCGGTGTGGCTGCTGTCGGTCCGGCTGCACAACGCCGGCATCGTCGACGTCGCCTGGTCGGCGGCCTTCACGCCGGTGGCCATTGGCTACGCGTGGCTCGCGGGCGGCTGGCCGGCGCGCGACCTGCTGCTGGTGGCCCTGGTGGCGGCCTGGAGCCTCCGCCTGGCGTGGCACCTGTACGTGCGCGTCAGCGCCGAGCATCCTCACGAGGACTCGCGGTATGCGGCCCTGCGCGCCCACTGGGGCACCGCGGCCAATGCGAAGATGCTGGGATTCTTCCAGGTGCAGGCCGTGGCGGCGCTGATCCTCAGCGTGCCGTTCGCGCTGGTGGCGCTCAACCCGACGCCCGGCTTCGCGCCGCTGGAATGGGTCGGCGTCGCGGTCACGCTGATCGGCCTGGCCGGCGAGGCGACGGCCGACGCCCAGTTGGCTCGCTTCCGGGCCAATCCTGCCAACAAGGGACGCGTGTGCCAGGACGGCCTGTGGGCCTGGTCGCGACACCCGAACTACTTCTTCGAGTGGATCATCTGGTGCGGATTCGGCATCTTCGCGCTGGGCTCCCCGCAGGGCTGGCTGGGTCTGCACGTGATCCCGCTGATGTTCTACGTGATGCGATACGGCACGGGCGTGCCCTATGCCGAAGCCTCGTCGCTCCGCAGTCGCGGCGACGCCTACCGCGAGTACCAGCGGACGACGAACACGTTCATCCCGGGCCCGCGGCGAACACGAGCCATTTGA